A window of Belonocnema kinseyi isolate 2016_QV_RU_SX_M_011 chromosome 9, B_treatae_v1, whole genome shotgun sequence contains these coding sequences:
- the LOC117179978 gene encoding zinc finger protein 510-like, with the protein MRVKSLPRRVNPNSRKSCFLKNGEKCLEILNKRNESFLDLKNPCGLDLSTKKKTPDSDFHTLRKGLEKKDSLLFPQKESSLHKNTNHKNSQILSNSIQILQQDKFKDTFLYQIMTDPQFVENIQKIKRRKKHSCQFCKKEFEAEADLKDHLTVRFDESKRVICCACGKTFAQKRYLRYHQRCHSDRSKFVCDICLKKYSRLDNLTRHNIFHTNPNKFPCTMCDRAFARKDLLNKHQKSHENKYKWYCNECRKYFKGPVTLDNHMKIVHPSETNYNKSGYDVPNCRPGALPTSDK; encoded by the exons ATGCGTGTTAAATCTCTTCCAAGAAGGGTCAACCCAAACAGTCGGAAAAgctgctttttaaaaaatggtgaaaagtGCTTGGAAATCTTAAATAAGAGGAACGAGAGCTTCCTGGATCTCAAGAATCCATGTGGATTAGATTTATCTACTAAGAAAAAG actcCAGATTCTGATTTTCATACTCTACGAAaaggattagaaaaaaaagactCTCTTTTATTTCCTCAAAAGGAATCAAGTCTACATAAGAACACGAACCACAAAAACTCTCAAATTTTGAGTAACAGCATTCAAATTCTACAACAAGACAAGTTCAAGGACACATTTTTATACCAGATTATGACAGATCCACAGTTTGTCGAAAATATTCAGAAGATCAAAAGAAGGAAGAAGCATTCCTGTCAATTTTGTAAAAAGGAATTTGAGGCCGAGGCTGACCTGAAGGATCATTTAACTGTTCGTTTTGACGAATCAAAAAGg gtGATATGCTGCGCTTGTGGAAAAACGTTCGCCCAAAAACGCTACTTGCGTTACCACCAGAGGTGTCATTCTGATAGAAGCAAATTCGTGtgtgatatttgtttaaaaaaatattcaagactgGATAATCTGACGCGTCACAACATTTTCCACACGAATCCAAACAAGTTTCCTTGTACGATGTGTGACCGCGCCTTCGCCAGGAAGGATTTGCTGAACAAGCATCAAAAGTCCCACGAGAACAAGTACAAATGGTACTGCAACGAGTGTCGGAAGTACTTCAAAGGTCCTGTCACTCTAGACAATCATATGAAAATTGTCCACCCATCTGagacaaattataataaatcagGGTACGATGTACCCAACTGCAGGCCAGGTGCCCTTCCCACCAGtgataaatag